Part of the Micromonospora rhizosphaerae genome is shown below.
CGGCCTGCTGCCGACCACGAACACGCTGGTCGTCGAGGAGCAGACACCGTGGGATGGCAGCCCGGCGCCGATGACCAGTTCGGGCCGCTGGACGAGGGGCTGCAGCAGCCGCGCCGGACTCCAGTACGCCGCAGTCGCTCGGGCTTGGGCCGTCGGTCGGGTGAGGCATGGGCCCCGTAATCGGTGACGGCCGGCCACCGGCCGTCACCGAGCCCGCCGCACCCATCACCGAGCTGAGCGCGCTGCAGCTGCTGCGCTCCCGCGGGCGGCTGCGCGGGGTGCTGGCGCTGCTCGGTCCGGCGTTCGTGGCAGCGGTTGCGTACATCGACCCGGGTAACTTCGCCACCAACTTCACCGCCGGCGCGAGGTTCGGGTACACGCTGGCCTGGGTGATCGTGGTGGCCAACCTGATGGCCATGCTGGTGCAGTACCTGTCGGCCAAGGCTGGCGTGGCGACCGGGCGTGACCTGCCGGAGCTGTGCCGCGAGCACCTGCCGCGCCCGGTCTCCCGCGGCCTGTGGGTCCAGGCAGAGGTGATCGCGATGGCGACCGACCTGGCCGAGTTCGTCGGCGCGGCGGTCGGGCTGAACCTGCTGTTCGGGGTGCCGCTGTTCCCGGCCGGGCTGATCACCGCGGTCGTCGCGTTCGGGATCCTCGGCCTGGAGCAGCGCGGCTACCGGCGCTTCGAGCTTGCCATCGTCGGGCTGCTCTGCATCGTGTTTCTCGGTTTCCTCTATGACCTGGCCGTGGTCGGCGCCGACCCGGTCGGTGTCGCCGACGGGATGGTTCCCGGGCTCGCCGGCAACGACAGCCTGCTGCTCGTGGCGGGCATCATCGGCGCGACCGTAATGCCGCACGTGGTGTACCTGCACTCCGCCTTGACGAAGGCCCGGGTGGCCTGCCGGGACGACGCCGAACGCCACGAGCTGCTGCGCTTCCAGCGGCTCGACGTGGTTGTCGGGCTCGGCGCGGCCGGTGTGATCAACCTGTCCATGCTGGTGATCGCGGCCTCGCTGTTCAACCGCACCGGCCATGCCGACGTCGACTCGATCGAGGCCGCCCACGCCGGGCTCGGCCACCTCGTCGGTGGCGGCGCGGCCCTCGCGTTCGCCGTGGCCCTGCTCGCCTCCGGACTGTCCTCGTCGAGCGTGGGCACCTACGCCGGGCAGGTCGTCATGCAGGGCTTCATCCGCCAGCGCATCCCGCTGTTCGTCCGGCGCGGGCTGACAATGCTCCCGGCACTGCTGGTGCTGGGGTTGGGCCTGCCGGCCACGGACAGCCTGGTCGTCTCGCAGGTGGTCCTGTCGTTCGGCATCCCCTTCGCTCTGGTCCCGTTGCTGTTGCTCACCCGCCGCGCGGACATCATGGGCTCGTTCGTCAACAGCCGGGCCACCACGGCGGCGGCGGGTGGCATCGCCGCAGTGATCATCGTGTTGAACGTGTATCTGCTGTACGTCACGTTCCTCGGCTAGTTACTAGCCCCAGGGCCAGCCCCTTCGGCCAGCCCGCGCCCGGTCAGGGTCACAGCGCTGCCTCGGCCTGCCGTCCAACATTCACGAGATATGGACGGCGTCCGGGCACACCTACGGCGCGGACCGGGTGCACCGGCAGCTACGCCGCGACGGCATCAGCGTGGGCCGCAAGCGGGTCGAGCGGTTGATGGCCTCCCAGGGTTGGCAGGGTGCGTTCCTGCGTCGCGGCTGGCGCGGCGGCTCGACCCGACAGGACCCGAACGCGACGCCGGCACCGGACCTGATCAAACCGGAACTTCACCGCGACCGGGCCGAACCGGCTCTGGGTCGCCGACGCCACCCGCATCCCCTGCGGCGAGGGCGTGTTCTGGCTCGCGGCGGTCCGCGACGCGTTCTCCCGCCGGATCGTCGGTTGGAAGATCTCCGACCGCTGCGACACCGACCTCATCCTCGCCGCCCTCGAATACGGCATCTGGTCACGCAACGTCCGCTACGGCCAGTTGATCCACCACTCGGACAGGGCCGCCAACTACACGTCCTTTCGCTTCGCGCAACGCTTACAGGACAACGGGATCCTGCCCTCGATGGGCTCCGTCGGCGACTCGTACGACCGTGAGACTTTGAGTCGCCGTCAGGTGGCCTGACTCTTGCTTACGACTGACCCCGCGGTTCGGGTGTCCTTGCTGTTGCTCTGTCGTCTGCCTGGCGGTGCAGCACCCAGTGGTGCTGGCCGGGCGGGCAGTGACCTCATAGGAGCCTGATCGCAGCACGTCCCGTCACAGTCCCGTCCACCCGGCCGGCCAGCGTCACGAACCCCTGTCGCCCTGGTCTGAGCTGGAGCCCGCGATGTCGAGCATGAACCCCGACCCGCGTCGACGTCGAGTAGTCATCGGCGTCGAAACCACAAGCACGTCCACGTCGCCGTCGCATTGGACGACATCGGCGGCCGCCTCGACGGCCGCTCGTCCCCCGCCGACAGAGGCGGCTATGAGCAGCTGATCGACTGGGCGGCCGGCTTCGGCGTGAAGAAGCTGATTTTCGCAATCGAGGGCACCGGCTCCTACGGGGCAGGGTTGACCTCCGCCGTCCGCCGGCGTGGTCTCGGGGTGATCGAGGTCCTGCGCACCGACCGCCGGGATCGGCGGCTGCGTGGCAAGAGCGACACCCTCGACGCCGAGAACGCCGCTCGCTCGGTGCTGGCCGGCAACGCCACAAGCGTCCCGAAGACCGACGACGGCACGGTGGAGATGATCCGCCAGATCAAGGTCGCCAAGGACGTCGCGGTCAAGGCCCGCACCGCCGCGATGATCACCCTCGAGGCGGTGCTGGTCACCGCGGCTCCCGAGCTGCGCGAACCGTTGCAACCCATGTCGAAGATGGCCCTGATCGAGCGGTGCGCCGGCCCGCGTCGCGGTCCGATCACCACCGTGCTCGCCGCGACGAAGCACACCCTGCGGTCGTTCGCCCGTCGCTGGCAGCAACTCAACGACGAAATCAAGACCGACGAGGCTTGCTCGCCGAACTCACCGGCCAGCTCGTGCCGCAACTGGTCGCTGCGTTCGGCGTGGGCGCCGACACCGCCGCGGAGATGCTCATCGTCGCCCGCGACAACATCGACCGGGTCCGCTCCGAACCGGCCTGGGCCAGACTCTGCGGCGTCGCGCCGGTCCCCGCTTCCTCTGGCATGACCAACCGGCACAGGCTTTCGTTAGGGGAACACTCAACGGACGGGCAGCTGCGATCACTACAGTTCCGCGATAAGGGAGTCGGTAACCACGTCAATGTCCTCCAACTACAGGAGGTCGACGTGACGGTCATTCCAACGGCCGGAGGCGAGATCGTCGGCGAGACGGTCTAGGCCGGGCTAGACCGCTCCCCAGTGGAGGGACAGCCCAGTGGCGGCCCGCTCGGCGGTGATCTGCATCATGCTTCCCAGCATCGTCGCCCGGTCCGCCACCAGGGCCGTCCCGTCGGGCGCGTACGTGATCCGGTCGCTGACTAGCACCGGCGCTCCCTCGTCCTCGTCCAGATACCGGGCCACGTCCGCGTTCAGCACCTCCGGCCGGATCGTCTCCGCCGCTCGGGCCACCACCACTCCGAGGTCGGCCAGGGCCGCGTACAACGACGTGCCGGTGAAATCCACGTCGCGCAACCGGTCCGCGTGCGGCTCGCGTACCCAGGAGATCTGGTGAATGGCGCGGCGGCCAGCGAACGCGCGGACCCGCTCCAGGCGCAGGCCCGTCTCGGCCGCGCGGACCCGCAGCCGGGCCGCGACGCGCGAGGGCACGCGGCGCTGCGCGCGGGAGATCACCATCGTGCGTACCTCGTGGCCCTGCTCGCGCAAATCGTCGCCAAAGCTCCGCAAAGATCCCAGCTGGTACGCCGCATGGGGCGGTGCGACAAAGGTGCCCTTGCCGGGCTGCTGGACGATCAGCCCCTCGGCGCTCAGCTCGCGCAGGGCCTGCCGCAGCGTCATCAAAGTGACGCCGTACGCTGTGCTCAGCTCGCGTTGCGCGGGCAGCGCCTCGCCCGGCACGTAATGACCGTCGCGGATCTTTGCGGCGAGGTCGGCGGCGATGGCCCGATAGCGTGCCACTGTTCTCCCTCCCGCTGCGTCGGCTGTGTCCGCTCCCATGATCGGCGGCTTCCGCCGATCAGCGTGCTCTGGTGTTACAGATCGGCGGCAGCCGCCGATCTTGAGGCGCGCGGCTGTCGCTGATCTGCGCCACCGCCGATCATCGCACGAGGGCCACCAGAGACAGCGCGGCCCGCAGCGACGCCACGAAGGCGCCGACCTCGGCGGGACCCGCCCCGTCGAGGATGCGCCGCATGACGGCCGCCCCGACGATGACCCCGTCGGCGACCGCCGCCGCCTCGGCCGCCTGCTCCGGGGTGGAGATGCCGAAGCCCAGCAGCACGGGCAGGTCCGTGACCTGCTTGAGCCGGGCAGCCAGAGCGGCGGCCGACGGTGCGAGCCGGTCGCGTTCGCCGGTCGTGCCCATGACCGAGATCGCGTACACGAAGCCCTGGCTGCGCCGGCCGATCTCGGCGAGCCGGTCGTCCGGCGTGGCGGGCGAGGCGAGCAGACTCACCTGGACGCCCGGCACGTCCAGCCCGGCCAGCTCGTCGAGGGGCAGGTCGGGCACGATCAGCCCGGTCACCCCGGCCGCCGTCAGCGCGTCACCGAACCCGGGCCGCAGCGCGAGGTTGGCGTACGTGCTGGCGATGAGGGGGATGTCTATCCGCACTTTGGCGAGGTCTTCCAGGACCGAGGCGGGCGTGGTGCCTCGGGCGAGCGCCGCGTCCGAGGACTCCTGAATGGTGGGACCGTCCACCGTGGGATCGGAGAACGGCAGCCCGACCTCGATCAAGTCGGCTCCGGCGTGCTCGAAGGCGCTCAGGTACGCCGTCCAGCCTGGCACGACCCCGCCGGTGATGTAGGGCATCAGCAGCTTCATGCGAGGTCCGCCTCCGCGATCAGGGTGGTGATGTCCTTGTCGCCGCGCCCCGAGAGCGTGACGAGCACGGTCGATCCGCTGGGCAGCTCCGGCGTACCGGCGGCGCGGACGACCCAGGCGACCGCGTGGGCCGACTCGATGGCGGGCAGTACGCCCTCCGCCCGCGCGAGCCGGACGGCGGCCGCGATCGCCTCCCCGTCGGAGACGGTGACATACCGGGCGCGCCCCAGATCGCGCAGGTACGCGTGCTCGGGGCCGACGCCGGGGTAGTCCAGCCCGGCCGCGATCGAGTGCGCCTCCTTGATCTGCCCGTGCTCGTCCTGGAGGAACAGCGACTGGAAGCCGTGCAATACGCCGATCTCCCCGTTCGCCGCGCCGGAGCCGCCCTCGGCTTCCACCCCGACGAGCTTCGCCGATGTCTCGACGAACCCGGCGAACGTGCCCGCCGCGTTGCTGCCGCCGCCGACGCAGGCGACCACGTAGTCGGGGGTGGCAGCGGGCAGCTCGGCCGGGCACTGCCGCCGGGCCTCGTCACCGATGACGCGCTGGAACTCGCGGACCATCGTCGGATACGGGTGCGGACCGATGACCGAGCCCACGCAGTAGTACGCCTCGTCGGCGTCTGTCACCCAGTGGCGCATCGCCTCGCTGGTGGCATCCTTCAGCGTACGGCTGCCGGTGGTCACCGGAACGACCTCGGCGCCCAGCAGCCGCATACGGAAGACGTTGTGCGCCTGGCGTTCCACGTCGCGTTCGCCCATGAACACCTTCACCGGCAAACCCAGCAGGGCACCGGCCGTCGCCGTCGCGACGCCGTGCATGCCCGCCCCGGTCTCGGCGATCAGGCGCGTACGCCCCATGCGCCGGGCCAGCAACGCCTGTCCCAGCACATTGTTGATCTTGTGTGATCCGGTGTGCGTCAGGTCTTCCCGCTTGAGCAGCACCGTTACACCGAGTTCGGCCGACAGCCGCAGGGCCGGCGTCAGCGGGGTCGGCCGTCCCGCGTACGCCGACAGCAGCGCGGCGAGGCTGCCGCGGAACCCGGGATCGGCCCACGCCTCCGAGAAGGCCTCGGCGACCGCCTCGCAGGCGGGGATCAGGGACTCCGGCACGTATCGCCCGCCGTAGCTCCCGTACCGCCCCGGAACGACTGTCGTCCGCACCGTTATAGAACTCATGCAACAGTTATAGAACGGCTGAGTCCACCCTGGCAAGATGATCCGGACGACCTCCCGCGAGCGCCAGCGACCCCTGCCCCTCTCCTCGGGCGCGCCATGTAGCGGCACATCGCGGCGCCGTTGCGTTGTGGGATCGGAAGACGCGTTAAGCCCGTGTCGGGTGGGCGGTCAGATCGCTTGGGCGAGTTCGGCAAACGCCGTTGCGACCCGCAGAGCGGGCGGGGTGTCGATGGCGAGTTCGTAGTGTCCGCGGCGGAGGTTCTGCATGAAGGCGTGGCCGGCGATGATCACTGTGCTGTCTTGTCCGTTCGTAGACCGCGCATCGATCTCAACCGGTGTTTCAACTGGCTGTGATCGGCTTCGATCGGATTGTTGGCGTACTGCTCGACGTGGTGCCACGCCTGCGGGATCAGCTCGTCGAGCACGCCGGGGTAGACCGGCGCGGCGTCGGTGACCACCTCCGCGGGTGTCACCTTCAACGTCGACACCGCTCGTCGGAGGAACCGCCGGGCCGCGTCGGCGTCGCGACGTGCCGAGACCAGCACGTCGATGACCTGCCCGTAGTGGTCGACCGCCCGGTACACGTACCGCCACACGCCGTTGACCTTGACGTAGGTCTCGTCGACGAACCAGCGGTCGCCTGGCGAGTGGCGGGGCGGCGTCGGCCAGCAGCGGCGTGAACCGCTGCACCCACCGGTAGACGGTGACGTGATCGACCTCGACCCCACGTTCGATCAGCAGTTCCTCAACGTGGCGATACGAGAGGTTGAAGCGCAGATACCAGCGGACCGCGACCACGATCACCTCGGTCGGGAACCGGAACCCGGCGAACGCCGACGCCGGAGGCAACCACGGGCACGAGCGGGTCGATGACTTCACTGCTCAAGCCTGCCTCGATCTTGCCAACGTGCAATGCAACGGTGCCCCTACTGTTCAGGGGTGAAGCGATAGCCGAGGCCCGGGTCGGTGCGCAGGTAGCGGGGTCGGCTGGGGTCGGGTTCCAGCTTGCGTCGGAGGTTTGCCAGGTGCACGCGTAGGTAGTTGGTCTCGGTCTCGTATCGCGGCCCCCACACCTCGTGCAGTAGCTGCTGGTGGGTGACCAGCCGGTCGGGGTTGCGTGCAAGCACTTCCAGCAGGTGCCACTCGGTCGGGGTCAGGCGAACCTCCGCTCCGGCGGTCGTGGTGACCCGTTTCGCGGACAGGTTCACGGTGAACGCCGCCGTCGTGACGACGGGGGAGATCTGCTCACCGGCGGTGGCTCGGCGCAGTGCGGCCCGTATCCGGGCCAGCAGCTCACCCATCGCGAATGGCTTGGTCACGTAGTCGTCGGCTCCGGCGTCCAACGCGTTGATCTTTGACTGCTCGGCGTGCCGGGCCGACAGCACGATGATCGGGGCGGCCGACCAGCCACGCAGCGCCTGGACGATGCTGACCCCGTCCATGTCGGGCAGGCCGAGGTCGACGATGACCAGGTCGGGCGGTGTTCGCTCGGCGGCGGCGAGCCCGCTGGCCCCGTCGGTGGCGACGGCGACCTCGTAGCCGCGGGCCGACAGGGCGATGCGCAGCGCCCGCGCCAGTTGACGATCGTCGTCGACGACGAGGACCCGGGTCACTGAGCTGCCGCCTGCGGCAGGGTGATCGTCATCGTCAGTCCTCCGCCCGGGGTGTCGGTCGCCGTCAGGGTGCCGCCCATCGCCTCGGTGAAGCCGCGGGCGATGGCCAGACCCAAACCTAGCCCGCCCTCGGTGGATCGATCGTCAAGGCGTTGGAACGGGGCGAAGACCCGCTCGCGGTCCTCGGCCGGTATGCCGCGACCATGATCGACCACCTCCAACGACAGCCGGTCACCGGAAGCACGGCCGACCACGCGCACCGACGGCGACTCCCGGACGGCGTTGGCGACGAGGTTCGCCACGACCCGTTCCAGCAGCCCCGGATCGGCGTACGCGAGCGGCAGGTCGTCCGGCACGTCGACGTCGACCGTGACCGGCCCCTGATGGAGCAGCGCCGCGGCGACCACCTCGTCGACGGCGACCGGGCGGCTGTCGACTATCAGCGCCCCGGCCTGCAGGCGGCTCATCGCCAGCAGGTTCTCCACCAGGTCGGACATCCGGTCGGCGGACTCTTCGATGGTCTCCAGCAGCTCCGCCTGTCCGGCCGGGGCCAACTCCAGGTCCGGGTCGCGCAGGCTGGACACCCCGGCCTTGATCCCTGCCAGCGGCGTACGCAGATCATGGCCGACGGCCGCCAGCAGGGCCGCCCGCAACCGGTCGATCTCGGCCAGCTGCCGAGCCCGGGCCGCCTGGTCTGCCAGGCGCTCCGCGTCCAGGGTGCGGGCGGCGGCCGCGGCC
Proteins encoded:
- a CDS encoding Nramp family divalent metal transporter, with the protein product MGPVIGDGRPPAVTEPAAPITELSALQLLRSRGRLRGVLALLGPAFVAAVAYIDPGNFATNFTAGARFGYTLAWVIVVANLMAMLVQYLSAKAGVATGRDLPELCREHLPRPVSRGLWVQAEVIAMATDLAEFVGAAVGLNLLFGVPLFPAGLITAVVAFGILGLEQRGYRRFELAIVGLLCIVFLGFLYDLAVVGADPVGVADGMVPGLAGNDSLLLVAGIIGATVMPHVVYLHSALTKARVACRDDAERHELLRFQRLDVVVGLGAAGVINLSMLVIAASLFNRTGHADVDSIEAAHAGLGHLVGGGAALAFAVALLASGLSSSSVGTYAGQVVMQGFIRQRIPLFVRRGLTMLPALLVLGLGLPATDSLVVSQVVLSFGIPFALVPLLLLTRRADIMGSFVNSRATTAAAGGIAAVIIVLNVYLLYVTFLG
- a CDS encoding DDE-type integrase/transposase/recombinase; protein product: MFWLAAVRDAFSRRIVGWKISDRCDTDLILAALEYGIWSRNVRYGQLIHHSDRAANYTSFRFAQRLQDNGILPSMGSVGDSYDRETLSRRQVA
- a CDS encoding transposase, giving the protein MLIVARDNIDRVRSEPAWARLCGVAPVPASSGMTNRHRLSLGEHSTDGQLRSLQFRDKGVGNHVNVLQLQEVDVTVIPTAGGEIVGETV
- a CDS encoding GntR family transcriptional regulator, with amino-acid sequence MARYRAIAADLAAKIRDGHYVPGEALPAQRELSTAYGVTLMTLRQALRELSAEGLIVQQPGKGTFVAPPHAAYQLGSLRSFGDDLREQGHEVRTMVISRAQRRVPSRVAARLRVRAAETGLRLERVRAFAGRRAIHQISWVREPHADRLRDVDFTGTSLYAALADLGVVVARAAETIRPEVLNADVARYLDEDEGAPVLVSDRITYAPDGTALVADRATMLGSMMQITAERAATGLSLHWGAV
- the trpA gene encoding tryptophan synthase subunit alpha; the protein is MKLLMPYITGGVVPGWTAYLSAFEHAGADLIEVGLPFSDPTVDGPTIQESSDAALARGTTPASVLEDLAKVRIDIPLIASTYANLALRPGFGDALTAAGVTGLIVPDLPLDELAGLDVPGVQVSLLASPATPDDRLAEIGRRSQGFVYAISVMGTTGERDRLAPSAAALAARLKQVTDLPVLLGFGISTPEQAAEAAAVADGVIVGAAVMRRILDGAGPAEVGAFVASLRAALSLVALVR
- the trpB gene encoding tryptophan synthase subunit beta → MTVRTTVVPGRYGSYGGRYVPESLIPACEAVAEAFSEAWADPGFRGSLAALLSAYAGRPTPLTPALRLSAELGVTVLLKREDLTHTGSHKINNVLGQALLARRMGRTRLIAETGAGMHGVATATAGALLGLPVKVFMGERDVERQAHNVFRMRLLGAEVVPVTTGSRTLKDATSEAMRHWVTDADEAYYCVGSVIGPHPYPTMVREFQRVIGDEARRQCPAELPAATPDYVVACVGGGSNAAGTFAGFVETSAKLVGVEAEGGSGAANGEIGVLHGFQSLFLQDEHGQIKEAHSIAAGLDYPGVGPEHAYLRDLGRARYVTVSDGEAIAAAVRLARAEGVLPAIESAHAVAWVVRAAGTPELPSGSTVLVTLSGRGDKDITTLIAEADLA
- a CDS encoding response regulator — protein: MTRVLVVDDDRQLARALRIALSARGYEVAVATDGASGLAAAERTPPDLVIVDLGLPDMDGVSIVQALRGWSAAPIIVLSARHAEQSKINALDAGADDYVTKPFAMGELLARIRAALRRATAGEQISPVVTTAAFTVNLSAKRVTTTAGAEVRLTPTEWHLLEVLARNPDRLVTHQQLLHEVWGPRYETETNYLRVHLANLRRKLEPDPSRPRYLRTDPGLGYRFTPEQ
- a CDS encoding sensor histidine kinase — protein: MRDRSRAYQRMLTGVLLAAVGLAGLTALLVPVRTELALASIVLLYLVVVVAAAAVGGLTAGLAAAVASDLVVNFYYVPPFHTFTVENRDHVITLVVYVAVAVTVSVAVDLAARQRAAAARTGVEAAVLARISAEPVGTGSVAALLSRVREALHMDSAALIETDPAGVERIVAVAGREPTGVPSMSVPARPNLRLVVEGPDLFAPDPRFLARLAAAAARTLDAERLADQAARARQLAEIDRLRAALLAAVGHDLRTPLAGIKAGVSSLRDPDLELAPAGQAELLETIEESADRMSDLVENLLAMSRLQAGALIVDSRPVAVDEVVAAALLHQGPVTVDVDVPDDLPLAYADPGLLERVVANLVANAVRESPSVRVVGRASGDRLSLEVVDHGRGIPAEDRERVFAPFQRLDDRSTEGGLGLGLAIARGFTEAMGGTLTATDTPGGGLTMTITLPQAAAQ